The following are encoded in a window of Penicillium oxalicum strain HP7-1 chromosome II, whole genome shotgun sequence genomic DNA:
- a CDS encoding Eukaryotic translation initiation factor 3 subunit K: protein MVAFDKCETRPANIDAILNGLDRYNPETTTIFQDYVTQQCEDRSFDLYANLALLKLYQFNPHLQQPDTVTNVLVKALTVFPSPAFSLCLALLPAYTQPFPTTSEAQAASQNSDFVESVQKLSHLSSLLESAQYTQFWSTLNSDDLYADLTADVAGFEELIRIRIAVEVGKAFRSVKAESLEQWLDLRSRDTLTKFVADVCSWKIEDDVVRVPTNKENEARSEVKSERVGVDMFGRVIRRGFEQPA, encoded by the exons ATGGTCGCCTTCGATAAGTGTGAGACTCGGCCAGCCAACATTGATGCCATCCTGAATGGCCTGGATCGCTACAACCCCGAGACCACCACCATCTTCCAAGATTATGTGACCCAGCAATGTGAGGACCGGTCATTCGATCTCTACGCCAACCTGGCACTGCTGAAGCT TTACCAGTTCAACCCTCATCTCCAGCAGCCTGACACCGTCACCAACGTCCTCGTCAAGGCCCTGACTGTGTTCCCTTCGCCCGCCTTCTCCCTCTGCCTCGCCCTGCTTCCGGCCTACACCCAGCCCTTCCCCACCACCTCCGAGGCCCAGGCTGCCTCCCAGAACTCCGACTTTGTCGAGTCCGTCCAGAAGCTCTCCcacctttcttctctcctcgAGTCTGCCCAGTACACTCAGTTCTGGTCAACCCTCAACTCTGACGATCTCTACGCTGATCTCACCGCTGATGTTGCCGGCTTTGAGGAGTTGATCCGTATTCGCATTGCCGTCGAGGTCGGCAAGGCCTTCCGCTCCGTCAAGGCCGAGTCTCTCGAGCAGTGGCTCGACTTGCGCAGCCGCGATACCTTGACCAAGTTTGTTGCCGATGTGTGCAGCTGGAAGATTGAGGACGACGTTGTCCGCGTTCCCACCAACAAGGAGAACGAGGCCCGCAGCGAAGTCAAGAGCGAGCGCGTCGGTGTCGACATGTTTGGCCGCGTCATCCGCCGTGGCTTTGAGCAGCCCGCATGA